In Leptospira harrisiae, a genomic segment contains:
- a CDS encoding queuosine precursor transporter — protein MHLLKQKPVILYTVLLSFFLTFLLLAELTGSKLFFAFGFTMTMGVIPFPVTFIITDLLNEYYGRKVVRATTFLGMVMIGFAYLLIVIDIQIPASPESPIDDASFERVFANSGLVILGSIIAYVIGQMIDLNTFHFLRKKTGGKHIWLRATGSTVISQLIDSYVVIFIALGKYHPVSKLVSIANTNFLYKLGVAILITPLLYAIHIYIDRYLGESLKKQMFHAAMEEEGLESTIQPG, from the coding sequence ATGCACCTTCTCAAACAAAAACCAGTGATTCTTTATACGGTTCTTCTTAGTTTTTTTCTAACCTTTCTCCTTCTTGCGGAACTCACTGGTAGTAAATTATTTTTTGCCTTTGGATTCACAATGACCATGGGGGTTATCCCTTTTCCCGTTACCTTTATCATCACAGATCTTTTGAATGAATACTATGGTCGAAAAGTGGTTCGTGCTACAACGTTTCTCGGCATGGTGATGATTGGATTTGCTTACCTCTTAATTGTGATCGATATCCAAATTCCCGCAAGCCCTGAATCGCCCATCGATGATGCCTCCTTCGAACGTGTGTTTGCCAATTCGGGTCTTGTGATTCTTGGTTCCATCATTGCTTATGTGATTGGTCAAATGATAGACCTAAATACCTTTCACTTCCTTCGTAAAAAGACAGGAGGAAAACACATTTGGCTCAGGGCCACAGGCTCCACTGTCATCTCCCAACTCATCGATTCTTATGTTGTGATTTTTATCGCTCTTGGAAAATACCATCCTGTTTCTAAACTTGTCTCCATTGCCAATACCAACTTTCTTTATAAATTGGGAGTGGCCATTCTCATCACACCACTTCTCTATGCCATCCATATCTATATTGATCGTTATTTAGGGGAAAGTTTGAAAAAACAAATGTTCCATGCGGCAATGGAAGAAGAAGGTTTGGAGTCCACCATCCAACCAGGGTAA
- the hisC gene encoding histidinol-phosphate transaminase, producing MSTQSNKFSIESLLRKELITYKPYTPGEQPGLSASTIKLNTNENPYPPSPKIKEAVEKVLQTGVLRKYPNYHSRKLQELIAKDYDLDPDQILVTNGSDEALRLLFQALVGPGDVIVAPDPTYSFYPVLTEQMMVGAIYKAVPLKSDLYFDFESLGKEQGKLLCFAHPNAPTGVEEPKEKLLNLVKNFEGVVLSDEAYIDFTEPNSTLMAEIKNHPNLLVSRTFSKSYALAGLRVGYLVGSLEVISWIRKLKDSYNVGILEQVVAEASYADKEYFLEKRTLVISERTKLKKELESLGFFIPESSTNFLFCKPKLGVSPESLYLQLKDKNILIRYFSTGISKDYVRITIGTEEENTKLLETIRSLI from the coding sequence ATGTCCACTCAATCCAATAAATTTTCGATCGAATCTCTTTTGCGTAAGGAACTAATCACATATAAACCATATACACCTGGTGAACAACCAGGCCTTAGTGCCTCCACGATCAAACTAAATACAAACGAAAACCCATACCCTCCTTCTCCGAAAATCAAAGAGGCTGTGGAAAAAGTTTTACAAACAGGTGTTTTGCGAAAATACCCAAACTACCACTCCCGAAAATTACAAGAACTCATAGCAAAAGATTATGACTTAGACCCGGATCAAATTTTGGTTACGAATGGGTCTGACGAAGCCTTACGTTTGTTATTCCAAGCGCTCGTGGGCCCAGGAGATGTCATTGTGGCACCAGACCCAACCTATTCCTTTTATCCTGTGTTAACAGAACAAATGATGGTGGGAGCCATTTACAAAGCGGTTCCACTCAAATCCGACTTATATTTTGATTTTGAATCTTTGGGAAAAGAACAAGGAAAATTACTTTGTTTTGCCCATCCCAATGCACCGACCGGCGTGGAAGAACCAAAGGAAAAACTTTTAAATTTAGTTAAAAATTTTGAAGGGGTTGTTCTTTCCGACGAAGCCTATATTGATTTCACAGAACCTAACTCTACTTTGATGGCAGAAATCAAAAACCATCCGAACCTATTAGTATCTCGTACCTTTTCCAAATCCTATGCTCTTGCTGGACTCCGTGTGGGTTATTTAGTGGGATCGCTCGAAGTGATCTCTTGGATTCGCAAACTTAAAGATTCTTATAATGTAGGAATTTTGGAACAAGTTGTTGCAGAGGCCTCTTATGCAGACAAAGAATACTTTTTGGAAAAACGAACTCTTGTCATTTCAGAAAGAACCAAACTAAAAAAGGAATTGGAATCTCTTGGTTTTTTTATTCCCGAATCTTCAACTAATTTTTTATTTTGCAAACCAAAGTTAGGTGTTTCTCCTGAAAGTTTATATTTGCAGTTAAAAGATAAAAACATTCTCATTCGGTATTTTTCTACGGGAATTTCCAAAGACTATGTTCGGATCACCATTGGAACAGAAGAAGAAAATACGAAACTACTAGAAACCATTCGATCCCTAATTTAA
- a CDS encoding Hsp20/alpha crystallin family protein codes for MNTLTKENKQEVTETVEGKDQKSATNVRVYSPNVDVMETEDAFYFHVEMPGVDQSSVDISIEKDQLILEGKFVMPQESRGQVRLAEYKEGNCFRKFTIGKAIHSDKATAKMKNGILELTIPKMEPKKTKIEIQK; via the coding sequence ATGAATACACTCACAAAAGAAAACAAACAAGAAGTTACAGAAACAGTTGAAGGTAAAGATCAAAAATCGGCAACGAATGTTCGTGTCTATTCACCTAACGTGGATGTAATGGAAACTGAGGATGCGTTTTATTTCCATGTGGAAATGCCTGGGGTAGACCAATCTTCGGTAGATATATCCATTGAAAAAGACCAACTAATTTTGGAAGGTAAGTTTGTAATGCCACAGGAATCTCGTGGTCAAGTGCGACTTGCGGAATACAAGGAAGGAAATTGCTTCCGAAAATTTACAATAGGCAAAGCAATCCATTCGGACAAAGCCACCGCCAAAATGAAAAACGGGATTTTGGAATTAACGATTCCAAAAATGGAACCTAAAAAAACAAAAATCGAAATTCAGAAATAA
- a CDS encoding VOC family protein: MESGTTFDLQFYSLNLDGGENTGLPARFYQSFLGGTLLKESFGHSELKLTSGETIVFSKNTEHCPVRPGTITIRCDQKVKNHPQFSSLKLIEQVPGKNYSLWEDPWGNWVWIYFTDSK; encoded by the coding sequence ATGGAGAGCGGGACAACATTCGATTTACAATTTTACTCTTTGAACTTAGACGGAGGAGAAAATACTGGCCTTCCTGCTCGTTTTTACCAATCGTTTTTAGGCGGGACTCTCCTAAAAGAAAGTTTTGGGCATTCGGAATTGAAACTGACTTCTGGTGAAACCATAGTATTCTCTAAAAATACAGAACATTGCCCGGTTCGCCCAGGAACCATCACCATTCGTTGTGATCAGAAGGTAAAGAACCACCCCCAGTTTTCCTCTTTGAAGTTAATCGAGCAAGTTCCAGGGAAAAATTATTCCTTATGGGAAGACCCTTGGGGGAACTGGGTTTGGATTTATTTTACAGATTCTAAATAA
- a CDS encoding RidA family protein, whose amino-acid sequence MLIQETLIQLGLEIPPVPAALAAYIPSKRSGNLIFTSGQLPLVSGKLRKTGKVGKDLNLDEAKEEAKQCVLNALAALLLHIDSLDKIKSIVKLGVFVAGTPEFTEQHLVANGASELLAAIFGEKGKHARFAIGVSSLPLDASVELEMVAEVE is encoded by the coding sequence ATGCTTATCCAAGAAACGTTGATCCAACTGGGTTTGGAAATTCCTCCAGTACCGGCTGCCCTTGCTGCTTATATCCCTTCTAAAAGGTCAGGAAATCTGATTTTTACTTCCGGACAACTTCCTCTTGTTAGCGGGAAATTAAGAAAAACAGGAAAAGTTGGCAAAGATTTAAACCTCGATGAAGCAAAAGAAGAAGCAAAACAATGTGTCCTCAATGCTCTTGCTGCATTACTACTTCATATCGATTCCCTAGACAAAATCAAATCGATTGTCAAACTGGGAGTGTTTGTAGCAGGAACACCAGAATTCACCGAACAACACTTAGTCGCGAATGGTGCCTCTGAACTACTTGCAGCCATTTTTGGCGAAAAGGGAAAACATGCGCGTTTTGCCATTGGTGTGAGTTCACTCCCATTGGATGCTAGTGTAGAATTGGAAATGGTAGCAGAAGTAGAATGA
- a CDS encoding L-threonylcarbamoyladenylate synthase → MKTLISSDVRLLANLIQEGKVVIFPTETVYGIGASTKNEAACLRVYEIKGRPKDNPLIAHFHSIESIEEVCVLSEIGRKVLERFSPGPITLILPKKDKSLFPKDLDTLAVRIPKNPDIREWIRLTGGPISAPSANLSGRPSLTKLADVVRYFDGKVDGILIAEEPSYGIESTVLSLVGEHPTLLRPGSIESEELKTLLPDLVVPNPLETSPALSMSSVPLSPGTKYKHYAPSAQVLLVSTEEFIHSLKTGFDSKDTAWIGFSLSSKEGKGKVLTERNDAVSKEAGGFSEFDHFSIVSTNEEYASKLYAFFEACDLSKIQTIICEAPKPGKGWEGLRNRLEKAALKK, encoded by the coding sequence ATGAAAACCTTAATCTCTTCGGATGTACGTTTGCTTGCGAACCTCATCCAAGAGGGAAAGGTGGTGATCTTTCCAACAGAAACCGTTTATGGGATCGGAGCCTCTACAAAAAACGAGGCGGCCTGTCTTCGTGTTTATGAAATCAAAGGCAGACCCAAAGACAATCCCCTCATTGCCCATTTTCATTCGATCGAATCCATTGAAGAGGTTTGCGTATTGAGTGAAATAGGCAGAAAGGTATTAGAAAGATTTTCACCGGGTCCAATCACCCTCATCCTTCCCAAAAAAGATAAATCTTTATTTCCCAAAGATTTGGACACACTCGCTGTACGAATTCCTAAAAATCCAGACATTCGTGAATGGATTAGGCTTACGGGTGGACCAATTTCTGCGCCTTCTGCCAATCTATCTGGGAGACCTTCACTGACTAAACTAGCAGATGTTGTGCGATACTTTGATGGGAAGGTAGATGGAATCTTAATTGCAGAAGAGCCAAGTTATGGAATTGAATCCACTGTGTTGAGCCTTGTGGGTGAACATCCCACTTTACTTCGGCCTGGTTCCATTGAATCCGAAGAGTTAAAAACTCTCCTTCCCGACCTTGTGGTTCCGAATCCTTTGGAAACTTCTCCCGCACTATCTATGTCTTCTGTCCCATTAAGTCCAGGAACCAAATACAAACATTACGCACCGTCAGCCCAAGTGCTTTTGGTTTCGACGGAGGAATTCATTCATAGTTTAAAAACTGGATTTGATTCCAAAGACACTGCTTGGATTGGTTTTTCTTTATCCAGCAAAGAGGGAAAAGGAAAGGTTTTGACTGAGAGAAACGATGCTGTTTCCAAAGAAGCAGGTGGCTTCTCTGAATTCGATCATTTCTCTATCGTGTCGACAAACGAAGAGTATGCGTCCAAACTTTATGCCTTTTTTGAGGCCTGTGACCTTTCAAAAATCCAAACCATCATCTGCGAAGCACCAAAACCGGGTAAGGGATGGGAGGGTTTACGAAACCGTTTGGAAAAGGCAGCGCTTAAAAAATAA
- a CDS encoding glycosyl hydrolase family 18 protein — MSESENPSTSKRPLSNAAKYTLLFASWVFLSAISFYLGMNLIQNDGTALVLKDTAKVGNANPSVVEASTPSLGTPSEMETKENGETQTNTENPEESVELPGFVPDDNVSFRSSAWSTDWTAMKKTVHLYNEIHPFIYTMKGGLSNNGELISSWSSTSRKERVQELRALNPKVKIIPTIFRWENPKEKIQENIGMGGRNDIRDHHIQVIVNEIMTYGYDGIDIDYEGMSCDKKEKFEEFFVLLAREVHKKGKLISVAVHPKTPAEKSKKKELQCRGLSKPIALDFRENWRGPTTHDYAFLAKHADRVKIMAYELHPRKYHNPGPGPQAPNVWLKDIITYAKKRVPTHKLYMAIPTYGYDWALNCKASAKAIYHSDAQRIKAGTHKNRQPTDINRILNEENKVANWKNLSKFADIHKNRAYEDPSLWYSSGGCDRVAFYMNRRAFEEKMTLLRKYDLGGFSFWQLVTDNDPEINVYLSKLVQGQLPPVEKAKEEEEPKEDTAVPFNDTKDSLKVSEFKSKSKTKKF, encoded by the coding sequence ATGTCCGAATCTGAAAACCCATCCACATCCAAACGTCCGCTGTCGAATGCAGCTAAATATACACTATTATTTGCCTCTTGGGTGTTTCTTTCCGCAATCTCCTTTTATTTAGGAATGAACTTAATCCAAAATGATGGAACCGCTCTTGTTTTAAAAGATACTGCCAAAGTGGGAAATGCCAATCCTAGTGTGGTGGAAGCATCCACTCCTTCTCTCGGAACCCCATCCGAGATGGAAACTAAAGAAAACGGAGAAACCCAAACAAACACCGAAAACCCAGAGGAATCTGTGGAACTTCCTGGTTTTGTTCCTGACGATAACGTAAGTTTCCGTTCTTCCGCTTGGTCGACAGATTGGACTGCCATGAAAAAAACGGTGCATCTTTACAATGAAATCCATCCTTTTATTTATACGATGAAAGGTGGGCTTTCCAATAACGGAGAACTCATTTCCAGTTGGTCTAGTACTTCTAGAAAGGAACGAGTTCAAGAACTTCGTGCGCTGAATCCAAAAGTGAAAATCATTCCTACCATCTTTCGTTGGGAAAATCCAAAAGAGAAAATCCAAGAAAACATTGGAATGGGTGGACGTAACGATATTCGTGATCATCATATCCAAGTCATTGTCAATGAAATTATGACTTATGGTTATGATGGAATAGATATCGATTATGAAGGAATGTCTTGCGATAAAAAAGAAAAATTCGAAGAGTTCTTTGTTCTCCTTGCTCGTGAAGTTCATAAAAAAGGAAAACTCATTTCGGTGGCAGTACATCCAAAAACTCCTGCAGAAAAGAGCAAAAAGAAAGAACTCCAATGCCGTGGTCTCTCAAAACCAATTGCACTTGATTTTCGTGAAAATTGGAGAGGGCCAACCACCCATGACTATGCTTTTCTTGCCAAACACGCAGACCGAGTTAAAATTATGGCTTATGAACTTCATCCAAGAAAATACCATAACCCAGGCCCTGGTCCCCAAGCTCCCAATGTTTGGTTGAAAGACATCATCACTTACGCGAAAAAAAGAGTGCCAACTCACAAACTTTATATGGCGATCCCAACTTACGGATATGACTGGGCTCTGAATTGTAAGGCATCAGCCAAGGCCATTTACCATTCGGATGCACAAAGGATCAAAGCCGGAACTCATAAAAATCGCCAACCAACCGATATCAATCGCATCTTAAACGAAGAAAACAAAGTAGCGAATTGGAAAAACTTATCTAAGTTTGCTGACATCCATAAAAACCGTGCTTACGAAGATCCTTCTCTTTGGTATAGCAGTGGTGGTTGTGATCGTGTAGCTTTTTATATGAACCGCAGGGCCTTCGAAGAAAAAATGACACTTCTACGTAAATACGATTTAGGTGGATTTTCCTTTTGGCAACTTGTGACAGACAATGATCCTGAAATCAATGTGTATTTGAGTAAACTTGTCCAAGGACAACTTCCTCCTGTAGAAAAAGCAAAAGAGGAAGAAGAACCAAAAGAAGATACAGCAGTTCCTTTCAATGATACAAAAGATTCATTGAAAGTATCAGAATTCAAATCCAAATCCAAAACAAAAAAGTTTTAA
- a CDS encoding 2-isopropylmalate synthase has protein sequence MEDYVRIFDTTLRDGEQCPGAAMSEDEKVEIAQHLARMKVDIIEAGFPVSSPVQFKAVERIAREIEGPVICGLARALRPDLEAARDALKPAKQKRIHTFIASSPIHMKHKLGKSPAEVLEMARLAVKMARDFVTDVEFSPEDATRSEWEFLRELVEAVIEEGATTINIPDTVGYTTPQEYMDLFRFLKKEVKGADKVIFSAHCHNDLGLAVANSLATVLAGGRQIECTINGIGERAGNTAMEEVVMALKTRKDAFGVETKIDSTLITRGSHLVKTITGMVVQPNKAIVGANAFAHESGIHQDGVIKNRQTYEIMTPESVGLKSNRMVLGRHSGRAGFKDRVIRMGFDPKPEEIDNAYNRFLEIADKKKEVFDEDIAALFQAEISRSQVDEKYRLLSFEQNTGSNKTPSSKISLQIKGEVKEGEAHGDGPVDSIFKAIGQVTGLSPLLSRLVISPVTEGTDAMAEASVTLEDGERRVVGKGDSTDIIEACAKAYINALNRL, from the coding sequence ATGGAAGATTACGTACGCATATTTGATACTACTTTAAGGGACGGGGAACAGTGCCCTGGGGCTGCCATGAGCGAAGATGAGAAGGTAGAGATTGCCCAACACCTAGCCCGGATGAAGGTAGATATCATTGAGGCTGGATTCCCAGTTTCCTCCCCTGTACAATTCAAAGCTGTCGAAAGGATTGCTCGTGAAATTGAAGGCCCAGTCATATGTGGACTCGCCCGTGCACTCCGTCCCGATTTAGAGGCGGCTCGTGATGCTTTAAAACCTGCCAAACAAAAACGCATTCATACTTTTATTGCCTCTTCTCCCATCCACATGAAACACAAGTTAGGCAAGTCTCCCGCAGAAGTTTTAGAGATGGCAAGACTTGCTGTAAAAATGGCAAGGGACTTTGTTACCGATGTAGAATTTTCACCGGAAGATGCCACTCGCTCCGAATGGGAGTTCTTACGCGAGTTAGTCGAAGCTGTCATTGAAGAAGGTGCCACTACCATCAATATCCCAGACACAGTGGGATATACCACACCACAAGAATATATGGATCTCTTTCGTTTCCTAAAAAAGGAAGTGAAAGGTGCTGACAAAGTCATATTTTCTGCACACTGCCACAATGACCTAGGACTTGCCGTCGCAAACTCTCTGGCAACCGTTCTTGCCGGTGGTCGTCAGATAGAATGTACGATCAACGGGATCGGAGAAAGAGCTGGAAACACTGCTATGGAAGAAGTGGTGATGGCTCTAAAAACAAGAAAGGATGCTTTTGGCGTAGAAACAAAAATTGATTCCACCCTCATCACTCGAGGTTCCCATTTGGTAAAAACCATCACAGGGATGGTTGTCCAACCTAACAAAGCCATTGTGGGCGCCAATGCCTTTGCTCATGAATCCGGAATCCACCAAGATGGTGTGATCAAAAACAGACAAACCTATGAAATTATGACTCCTGAATCCGTGGGACTGAAATCCAACCGTATGGTTCTTGGACGCCATTCTGGTCGGGCAGGTTTTAAAGACCGAGTCATTCGAATGGGTTTCGATCCCAAACCAGAAGAAATTGACAATGCATACAATCGGTTCCTTGAAATTGCAGATAAAAAAAAGGAAGTATTTGATGAGGACATCGCTGCACTTTTCCAGGCAGAGATCAGCAGGTCCCAAGTGGATGAAAAATATCGTCTCCTTTCTTTTGAACAAAATACTGGATCAAACAAAACTCCCAGTTCCAAAATCTCTCTCCAAATCAAGGGAGAGGTCAAAGAAGGCGAAGCGCATGGTGATGGCCCGGTGGACAGTATCTTTAAAGCCATTGGCCAAGTGACAGGTCTTTCGCCGCTCCTCTCAAGGCTTGTGATTTCTCCTGTAACCGAAGGCACGGATGCGATGGCTGAGGCATCCGTAACTTTAGAAGACGGGGAACGTCGGGTTGTTGGGAAAGGTGATTCCACAGACATCATTGAGGCCTGTGCGAAAGCCTATATCAATGCCCTAAACCGGTTATAA
- a CDS encoding Hsp20/alpha crystallin family protein, protein MLFRILDPQTKANQFWRDFDRLNDELTRSILDSQFGSSSNFPPVNVYTKEDEALVTCLLPGLEPDQIEINVKDNLLSIHGKKKTEELAEGTEVLRREIFNGEFRRTLELPFRVDGEQVLAKFTNGILNIHLPRREEDKPKKVSITIG, encoded by the coding sequence ATGTTGTTCCGAATTCTAGACCCACAAACCAAAGCAAATCAGTTCTGGAGAGATTTTGATAGACTGAACGATGAGTTGACTCGTTCCATTTTGGACAGTCAATTTGGATCTTCGTCCAATTTCCCTCCGGTAAACGTTTATACGAAGGAAGACGAGGCCCTAGTGACTTGTTTGCTTCCAGGACTCGAACCAGACCAAATCGAAATCAATGTGAAGGACAATTTACTTTCAATCCACGGAAAGAAAAAAACAGAAGAACTCGCAGAGGGAACCGAAGTCCTTCGTCGTGAAATCTTCAATGGAGAATTCCGTAGAACCTTGGAACTTCCATTCCGTGTGGATGGAGAGCAGGTCCTTGCAAAATTCACAAATGGAATTTTAAACATCCACCTTCCTCGTAGAGAAGAAGATAAACCTAAAAAAGTATCCATCACCATCGGGTAA
- a CDS encoding glycerophosphodiester phosphodiesterase: MFQPRIERLKSILGNVPANIGHRGARGLAPENTLVSFLVGAESTRFFELDTMLCASGELVVIHDFTVDRTTDGKGKVSEYKYRDLAELDAGSFFEEAFEGEQIPTLSQVIQTLPETTVFDIEMKSEGNPEERKALALALVKLIRKWNLTNRIWVSSFDWDLVDLIRQEEPEVLRGLLVEKGDSLNKNYMDYEPDLILPHLSACSKDFVEGLKKQSLLVIPYTTNTEKEWQELLTAGVAGLITDFPDQLASYLESVK, encoded by the coding sequence ATGTTCCAACCAAGAATCGAAAGACTCAAATCCATTTTAGGAAATGTACCTGCCAATATTGGCCACAGGGGTGCTCGTGGCCTTGCTCCAGAAAACACCCTTGTTTCTTTTCTAGTGGGAGCAGAGTCCACAAGGTTTTTTGAATTGGATACGATGCTTTGTGCTTCGGGCGAACTTGTTGTCATCCACGACTTTACAGTCGATCGAACCACTGATGGAAAAGGGAAGGTTTCTGAATATAAATATAGAGATTTAGCTGAACTCGATGCGGGGAGTTTTTTTGAAGAAGCCTTTGAAGGAGAACAAATTCCGACACTCTCTCAGGTTATCCAGACTCTCCCCGAAACCACAGTCTTTGATATTGAAATGAAAAGTGAAGGGAATCCAGAAGAGAGAAAGGCACTCGCGCTTGCTCTTGTGAAACTCATTCGGAAATGGAATTTAACTAATCGAATTTGGGTGAGTAGTTTTGATTGGGATCTTGTGGATCTCATAAGACAGGAAGAACCAGAAGTACTTCGTGGCCTGCTAGTAGAAAAGGGAGATTCGCTAAACAAGAATTATATGGACTATGAACCAGATTTAATTCTCCCACATCTTTCTGCTTGTTCCAAAGATTTTGTGGAAGGCCTAAAAAAACAGTCTCTCCTTGTGATTCCTTACACTACCAATACAGAAAAAGAATGGCAGGAGTTACTAACAGCGGGTGTGGCCGGACTCATCACTGACTTTCCAGACCAATTGGCCTCTTATTTAGAATCTGTAAAATAA